From the genome of Triticum aestivum cultivar Chinese Spring chromosome 3B, IWGSC CS RefSeq v2.1, whole genome shotgun sequence, one region includes:
- the LOC123066108 gene encoding uncharacterized protein yields the protein MEFRSACRLGFLDPDCISTLTDDLLLLILARLPCIKFAACTSTLSRRWHSLWAHLRQIIFREVMFDSIEPVLGQISCPPAVSLLEIHAPEQDMASTAQVNSLLSATVELEPKEFVASFPSSFGLLGRSIIIDLPCFHRTTYIMLDNVCIRSVPVGIEFPMLETLSLLHCNGNLNALLSCCPRLCTLLLSGILFETCDLRVNSLSLQELVVNSFLTEHVNIVAPMLKKMEILFTVMLEVNISVLAPIMENVWWYCCYTEESIVFGIWYLEMLGLQAADRQGQLPLLHIRASVDSSLFPYEPNFAREIEKHMVVDFSLLELDLKTDGHVFGALVFYLLQINQISSSLQKLKIILLRSVVKEECPIDCPCESANWRSQAISLTALEEVEINGFEGVDHEFDLLKQLLVFAPKLKKIIVRLTQEVSSSNTRHTKIYNVFETYASAECFVYLSSGLIEDIQNQPSA from the exons ATGGAGTTTAGATCTGCATGTCGTCTGGGTTTCCTAGATCCAGATTGCATCAGCACCCTTACCGATGATCTACTCCTCCTCATCCTCGCCAGGCTCCCCTGCATCAAATTTGCGGCGTGCACAAGCACCCTCTCACGGCGATGGCATAGCCTCTGGGCCCATCTCCGCCAAATCATCTTTCGTGAGGTCATGTTCGACTCAATCGAACCAGTACTGGGCCAGATCTCTTGTCCTCCAGCGGTTTCCCTGTTGGAAATCCATGCGCCAGAGCAGGACATGGCCAGCACCGCACAAGTCAACTCGTTGTTGTCCGCCACTGTGGAACTTGAGCCGAAAGAGTTCGTCGCCTCCTTCCCCTCAAGCTTTGGCCTATTAGGCAGGTCCATCATCATTGATTTGCCTTGCTTCCACCGCACCACCTACATCATGTTGGACAATGTATGCATTCGCTCTGTGCCAGTCGGCATTGAATTCCCTATGCTCGAGACGTTGTCCCTACTGCACTGCAATGGCAACCTCAATGCCTTGCTCTCATGCTGCCCGCGGTTGTGCACCCTCCTCCTCAGCGGCATTTTATTTGAGACATGTGATCTAAGGGTGAATTCACTATCTCTGCAGGAgcttgttgtgaactcattcttgaCAGAACATGTTAACATTGTAGCCCCCATGCTTAAGAAAATGGAGATTCTCTTTACCGTGATGTTGGAGGTTAACATTTCGGTCTTGGCACCAATTATGGAGAATGTCTGGTGGTACTGCTGCTACACAGAGGAGTCTATTGTGTTTGGTATTTGGTATCTCGAGATGTTGGGGTTGCAGGCGGCAGATAGACAAGGACAACTCCCTTTGTTGCATATTCGTGCAAGTGTA GATTCGTCACTTTTCCCCTATGAGCCCAACTTTGCACGGGAGATAGAGAAGCATATGGTTGTTGACTTCTCTCTTTTGGAGCTAGATCTCAAAACAGATGGACATGTTTTTGGAGCACTCGTGTTTTATCTCCTTCAAATTAATCAAATTTCTAGTTCACTGCAGAAGCTTAAGATCATCCTATTAAGATCAGTG GTAAAAGAAGAATGCCCAATAGATTGTCCCTGTGAGTCCGCAAACTGGAGGTCCCAAGCTATCTCCTTGACTGCTCTTGAAGAAGTGGAAATCAATGGATTTGAAGGAGTGGATCATGAGTTTGATTTACTGAAACAACTACTTGTATTCGCACCAAagcttaaaaaaattattgtgaggcTCACACAGGAGGTCTCATCAAGTAACACTAGACACACTAAAATATACAATGTCTTCGAGACCTATGCTTCAGCAGAATGCTTTGTCTATCTTAGCTCTG GTTTAATAGAAGACATCCAAAATCAACCATCAGCATGA